From the genome of candidate division KSB1 bacterium, one region includes:
- a CDS encoding RluA family pseudouridine synthase, giving the protein MNATQTPDSSTKVIVVSVDQTPDRIDHYLSKQVERLTRSRIQKLIKDGKVTVDQEVVKPSYKIKPGQTIIITFPPPPTYELIPQEINLNIIYEDESLLVINKQAGLVMHPAYANVSGTLVNALLFHSQSLSTLSGIYRPGIVHRLDKDTSGLLVIAKNDFVHAKLAEQFSQRTILREYRALVWGHFKQKTGRIETLINRSLRDRTRMTISATTGKPAITNYEVLEEYPLISLLRVRLETGRTHQIRVHLASKGHPVLGDPTYGGRGKQVPKFNQQDQKIALQLLRMMPRQALHAKTLGFVHPETGQQLLFDSDLPEDIQQVINFLEKLKASRQNTSYKG; this is encoded by the coding sequence ATGAATGCGACTCAAACTCCCGATAGTTCTACCAAGGTGATCGTCGTATCAGTAGATCAGACACCAGATCGGATCGATCACTACCTCTCAAAACAAGTGGAACGCCTCACCCGTTCTCGCATCCAAAAATTGATCAAAGATGGCAAAGTTACCGTAGATCAGGAAGTCGTCAAACCGAGTTATAAAATTAAACCGGGCCAAACTATTATCATCACCTTCCCACCACCGCCGACTTATGAACTCATCCCCCAGGAAATTAATTTGAATATCATTTATGAAGATGAAAGTCTGCTGGTGATCAATAAGCAAGCTGGACTAGTGATGCATCCTGCTTATGCCAATGTCAGCGGAACACTTGTCAATGCATTATTATTTCATAGCCAGAGCCTCTCGACTTTGAGCGGCATTTACCGCCCTGGAATTGTCCATCGTTTGGACAAAGATACTTCTGGGCTATTGGTCATCGCCAAAAACGACTTTGTTCATGCCAAATTGGCCGAGCAATTCTCTCAGCGTACGATTCTGCGGGAATACCGAGCTCTGGTCTGGGGGCACTTCAAACAGAAAACTGGCCGAATCGAAACGCTCATCAACCGCAGCCTTCGAGACCGAACACGGATGACAATCTCCGCTACCACAGGGAAACCAGCAATTACGAATTATGAGGTGCTGGAGGAGTATCCGTTGATCTCCTTGCTGCGAGTGAGGCTAGAAACTGGGAGAACGCACCAGATTCGAGTGCATCTGGCTTCGAAGGGTCATCCAGTGCTCGGAGATCCCACCTATGGTGGCCGAGGCAAGCAGGTGCCGAAGTTTAATCAACAGGATCAGAAGATTGCTTTGCAATTGCTTCGCATGATGCCGCGACAGGCGCTTCATGCGAAAACATTGGGATTTGTTCATCCAGAGACTGGACAACAACTGCTATTTGATTCGGATTTGCCAGAAGATATTCAGCAGGTCATCAATTTTCTTGAAAAGCTAAAAGCTTCTAGGCAAAATACGAGCTATAAAGGATAA
- a CDS encoding PhoH family protein produces MKQKKKKIFVLDTNVILHDSSCIYQFQEHDVVIPISVLEELDQFKKGNETLNYHAREFLRSLDSLSGDQIFDNGVEIGPGLGKITIKLEQKFHEELAFNFSPNKPDHHILNTAFLLAKSEPRRPLILVSKDVNLRMKAKAIGLMAQDYTSDHVRDISQLYKGRRIVENVPEQLIDQMYRSPFEVEVSGIPLDSPLVPNENLILRDGKKSALGYFDPHSQTIKRVDKVPVYGIVPRNAEQIFALQLLMNPEIQLVTLSGKAGTGKTLLALAAALEKRRLYRQIYLARPIVPLSNKDIGYLPGDIKSKLDPYMQPLYDNLGVIKNQFAKSDPKHKKIEELLEEEKLVITPLAYIRGRSLVQVYFIVDEAQNLTPHEIKTIITRAGEGTKMVFTGDIFQIDHPYLDSQSNGLSYLIEKMQGQNIYGHITLEKGERSKLAELASDLL; encoded by the coding sequence ATGAAGCAGAAAAAGAAAAAAATTTTTGTTCTTGATACCAATGTGATACTTCATGACAGTTCATGCATTTATCAGTTTCAAGAGCATGATGTCGTGATTCCGATATCTGTTTTGGAGGAATTGGATCAATTTAAAAAGGGAAATGAGACACTGAACTACCATGCACGGGAGTTTTTGCGGTCGCTGGACTCGCTCAGTGGGGATCAGATTTTTGACAATGGGGTAGAGATCGGGCCGGGTCTGGGAAAGATTACCATCAAATTGGAGCAGAAGTTTCACGAGGAACTGGCATTCAATTTCTCGCCCAATAAGCCAGATCATCATATTTTGAACACGGCCTTTCTTCTCGCTAAATCAGAACCGCGGCGACCACTAATTTTGGTTTCCAAAGATGTCAATTTGCGGATGAAGGCTAAAGCGATCGGGTTAATGGCTCAAGATTACACCTCAGATCACGTTCGTGATATTTCGCAGTTATATAAAGGAAGACGCATCGTCGAGAACGTTCCGGAACAGCTTATCGATCAAATGTACCGGTCACCGTTTGAAGTCGAGGTCTCAGGCATTCCACTCGATAGTCCCCTGGTGCCGAATGAAAACCTCATCTTGAGAGATGGAAAAAAATCGGCGTTAGGTTACTTCGACCCGCATTCCCAGACGATTAAACGGGTGGATAAGGTGCCAGTTTACGGAATTGTCCCAAGAAATGCTGAACAAATATTCGCGCTCCAATTGTTGATGAATCCCGAGATCCAGTTGGTAACGCTTTCTGGCAAGGCTGGGACCGGGAAGACGTTACTTGCGCTGGCTGCTGCCCTGGAGAAGCGGAGGCTGTATCGACAAATTTACCTGGCGCGGCCAATCGTGCCATTGAGCAATAAGGACATTGGTTATTTGCCTGGGGATATTAAATCCAAGCTCGATCCTTATATGCAGCCGCTCTATGATAATCTCGGAGTGATCAAAAACCAATTTGCGAAGTCAGACCCAAAACACAAGAAGATTGAGGAACTACTGGAGGAAGAGAAGCTGGTGATCACACCGCTCGCTTATATTAGGGGACGGAGCCTGGTGCAGGTCTATTTCATTGTGGACGAAGCGCAAAATTTGACCCCCCACGAGATCAAGACCATTATTACTCGCGCAGGTGAAGGCACAAAAATGGTGTTCACCGGGGATATATTTCAGATCGACCATCCTTACCTGGATAGCCAATCGAACGGCCTCAGCTATTTGATCGAAAAAATGCAGGGACAGAACATTTACGGTCACATCACCCTTGAAAAGGGAGAGCGATCCAAATTAGCAGAATTGGCCAGTGATTTATTGTAA